The Hyphococcus flavus genome contains a region encoding:
- a CDS encoding DUF4153 domain-containing protein, with protein sequence MGNAADSALERSGKGLALPGLIIGLLTGLAVYGIVEYWIDGRDDNPLAVTVLFFVVTMSAAYLLMAEAGAFIKALGGAIIVAVLLAWPDYFMAGIAANETNNLSEFPTLAWFLVSRGLAGYLLVTLIKASLESGAPPSYRHVFFHGVTLPLIAAGAKLFALLAVVLLFTWARLLKELDVSFFNEFFQKPWFLLPFMGAIGGLSIALMRGQQSVLGALRFVLLLLCRMLMVITAVFTITLLIVIALKGVVLVFDRPYPSVWMMVLALYGMLIFNGVYQNGEGGPPPLWLRLATLITLVGFPVYVWLAFYAFWIRIEDYGLTPPRIAGLAVNGLIAAYAVVCVAGLMTELNWRGKKWMPLVGPLNTMMAGIWIIVAIALATPLVNPWEMSAKSQYERVAEERTNIEDFDFGYMRFKLGKYGDRMLEKMLTLNDHPEIEAIRAGVKRARSAKSYWEYQNPGILPARIERPESESQN encoded by the coding sequence ATGGGGAACGCCGCAGACAGCGCACTTGAGCGCTCGGGGAAAGGTCTTGCGCTGCCCGGGCTGATCATTGGCCTTCTCACCGGTCTCGCGGTTTACGGGATTGTCGAATACTGGATCGACGGGCGTGACGACAATCCGCTGGCCGTCACGGTCCTGTTTTTTGTCGTCACAATGTCGGCGGCGTATCTGCTGATGGCGGAAGCTGGGGCATTCATTAAAGCGCTCGGCGGGGCGATTATTGTCGCCGTTCTGCTCGCATGGCCCGATTACTTCATGGCCGGGATCGCAGCAAATGAAACAAACAACCTTTCAGAGTTCCCCACCCTTGCCTGGTTTCTCGTCAGTCGCGGGCTCGCCGGTTATCTGCTCGTCACGTTGATCAAGGCAAGCCTCGAAAGCGGCGCGCCTCCGTCATACCGGCATGTTTTCTTTCACGGCGTAACGCTGCCCCTTATCGCGGCTGGCGCTAAATTATTTGCGCTGCTTGCTGTCGTCCTGCTGTTCACCTGGGCGCGCTTGCTGAAAGAACTGGACGTCAGCTTCTTCAATGAATTTTTTCAAAAGCCCTGGTTTCTGTTGCCGTTTATGGGAGCCATCGGCGGGCTGTCGATTGCGTTGATGCGCGGGCAGCAATCCGTGCTTGGCGCCCTGCGTTTTGTGCTGCTGCTCTTGTGCCGGATGTTGATGGTGATCACAGCGGTTTTCACCATCACATTGCTTATCGTCATTGCGTTGAAGGGCGTCGTACTGGTGTTCGACCGGCCCTATCCCAGCGTCTGGATGATGGTGCTTGCGCTTTACGGCATGCTGATTTTCAATGGCGTTTATCAAAATGGCGAAGGCGGACCGCCGCCGCTTTGGCTGCGCTTGGCGACATTGATCACACTGGTTGGCTTTCCCGTTTACGTCTGGCTCGCATTCTACGCCTTCTGGATTCGCATCGAGGATTACGGCCTGACCCCGCCGCGCATCGCTGGCCTCGCCGTCAACGGACTTATCGCCGCCTACGCTGTGGTTTGCGTCGCGGGCCTGATGACTGAGCTTAACTGGCGGGGCAAAAAGTGGATGCCATTAGTTGGCCCGTTAAACACCATGATGGCGGGAATATGGATCATCGTCGCCATCGCGCTGGCGACGCCGCTCGTCAATCCGTGGGAAATGAGCGCCAAAAGCCAATACGAGCGCGTCGCCGAAGAACGCACCAATATCGAAGACTTCGACTTTGGTTATATGCGTTTTAAACTCGGCAAATACGGCGATCGCATGCTGGAAAAGATGTTGACGCTTAACGATCATCCTGAAATCGAGGCGATCCGCGCCGGGGTTAAACGCGCGCGCTCGGCGAAAAGTTATTGGGAATATCAAAATCCCGGAATCTTGCCCGCCCGGATTGAACGGCCGGAATCGGAATCCCAGAACTGA
- a CDS encoding helix-turn-helix domain-containing protein, whose protein sequence is MSRFCYIHTVLALYDALSAEVDWAMHMDAGDFKKWRKTLGLSQKDAAHLLGLKRRMIQYYEKGERDGDEVKIPRAVRLACYALSQGVEDYNGPSRKIHMLEKKD, encoded by the coding sequence ATGTCAAGATTCTGTTACATCCATACAGTATTGGCGCTTTACGACGCACTTAGTGCGGAGGTCGACTGGGCGATGCACATGGATGCCGGCGATTTTAAGAAATGGCGCAAAACGCTGGGCTTGTCCCAGAAGGATGCGGCCCACCTTCTCGGTTTGAAACGCCGAATGATCCAGTATTACGAAAAAGGCGAACGTGACGGCGACGAGGTGAAAATCCCGCGCGCGGTCAGGCTGGCGTGCTACGCGCTCTCGCAAGGGGTTGAGGATTACAACGGCCCAAGCCGCAAAATTCATATGCTTGAAAAGAAAGACTGA
- a CDS encoding thymidylate synthase: MRQYLDLLERVLNDGDSRLDRTGVGTRAVFGHQMRFDLSEGFPLLTTKKLHTKSIVHELLWFLAGDTNIRYLKENGVSIWDEWADENGELGPVYGKQWRSWAAPDGQTIDQIKWVVNEIQTNPASRRLIVTAWNPADIDKMALAPCHCLFQFFVADGKLSCQLYQRSGDVFLGVPFNIASYALLTAIMAQACGLSPGDFVHTLGDAHLYSNHVEQAQKQLTRTPGTLPSLRLNPDIRSVFDFTYDDIAFENYEAQAHIKAPVAV; the protein is encoded by the coding sequence ATGCGTCAATATCTCGATTTGCTGGAGCGCGTGCTCAATGATGGCGATAGCCGCCTGGACCGTACGGGTGTCGGCACGCGCGCCGTCTTTGGTCACCAGATGCGGTTTGATCTGAGCGAGGGGTTCCCGCTTCTCACCACCAAAAAGCTGCATACGAAATCCATCGTGCACGAATTATTGTGGTTCCTCGCCGGCGATACCAACATTCGCTATCTGAAGGAAAACGGCGTTTCGATATGGGACGAGTGGGCGGATGAAAATGGCGAGCTTGGTCCCGTCTATGGCAAACAGTGGCGATCATGGGCCGCGCCGGACGGACAAACGATCGATCAGATCAAATGGGTCGTGAACGAAATTCAAACAAACCCGGCCTCGCGGCGTCTGATTGTGACCGCCTGGAACCCGGCTGACATCGACAAGATGGCGCTGGCGCCCTGTCACTGTCTGTTCCAGTTTTTTGTGGCGGACGGCAAACTTTCCTGTCAGCTTTACCAGCGTTCCGGCGATGTTTTTCTCGGCGTGCCGTTTAACATAGCATCTTACGCTTTGTTGACGGCGATAATGGCGCAGGCCTGTGGACTGTCGCCAGGCGATTTTGTTCACACGCTCGGCGATGCGCATTTATATTCGAACCATGTGGAACAAGCACAAAAGCAACTAACGCGTACGCCCGGGACTTTACCCTCGTTGCGGCTTAATCCGGATATCCGCAGCGTTTTCGATTTTACCTATGACGACATAGCATTTGAAAATTACGAGGCGCAGGCGCATATCAAGGCGCCGGTGGCCGTTTAG